The Salmo trutta chromosome 6, fSalTru1.1, whole genome shotgun sequence genome has a window encoding:
- the LOC115196101 gene encoding grancalcin produces the protein MAYPGYGGYGGPMQGMQLQGMPMQGGPMGGPPQAGYPQNGGGYPGTFAAPPQQPVNDPMWGYFTTIAGQDGEIDAEELQRCLTQTGISGTYTPFSLETCRIMIAMLDRDMTGKLGFNEFKELFAALSGWKQNFMMFDQDRSGTVEPHEMTQSISAMGYRISPQALNAVIKRYSKAGRIYFDDYVACAVKLRALTESFRRRDQMQQGAVNFQYDDFILCTMAI, from the exons ATGGCTTATCCAGGATATGGCGGG TATGGAGGACCAATGCAAGGCATGCAACTCCAGGGTATGCCCATGCAGGGTGGACCCATGGGAGGCCCACCCCAGGCAGGCTACCCCCAGAATGGTGGAGGCTACCCTGGGACCTTTGCTGCTCCTCCTCAGCAGCCTGTTAATGACCCCATGTGGGGGTACTTTACTACCATAGCAGGACAG GATGGGGAGATTGATGCAGAGGAGCTTCAGAGGTGTCTTACACAGACTGGTATCAGTGGCACCTATACTC CCTTCAGTTTGGAGACATGTAGAATCATGATTGCAATGCTGGAT AGAGACATGACCGGAAAGCTGGGCTTCAATGAGTTCAAGGAGCTGTTTGCTGCCTTGAGTGGCTGGAAGCAGAACTTCATGATGTTCGACCAGGACCGGAGTGGCACGGTGGAACCCCATGAGATGACCCAGTCCATCTCTGCTATGG GCTACAGGATCAGCCCGCAAGCTCTGAACGCTGTCATCAAACGCTACAGCAAGGCTGGCCGGATATACTTTGACGACTATGTGGCATGTGCTGTGAAGCTTCGCGCCCTCACAG AGAGCTTCAGGAGGAGAGACCAGATGCAGCAGGGGGCTGTCAACTTCCAATACGATGAC TTTATCCTGTGTACAATGGCCATCTGA